The proteins below are encoded in one region of Ochotona princeps isolate mOchPri1 chromosome 24, mOchPri1.hap1, whole genome shotgun sequence:
- the LOC131483222 gene encoding zinc finger and SCAN domain-containing protein 25-like, with protein MLKERPGMAEDPQQQAGVPVVKLEKELPWGRAREDSSPETFRLRFRQFRYQEAAGPQEALRELQELCRRWLRPELHTKEQILELLVLEQFLTILPREFYAWIWEHGLESGKALVALVEGLTERTLDAKAVGSVSCAGRAGGDSTLQRHLGAWRSPGASGGQARVGAGNSW; from the exons ATGCTTAAGGAGCGCCCAGGGATGGCGGAGGATCCTCAGCAGCAAGCGGGCGTTCCTGTGGTGAAGCTGGAGAAGGAGTTGCCGTGGGGTAGGGCAAGGGAAGACTCGAGCCCTGAAACTTTCCGTCTGAGGTTTCGGCAGTTCCGCTACCAGGAGGCAGCTGGTCCCCAGGAAGCCCTCAGGGAGCTGCAGGAACTCTGTCGCCGGTGGCTGAGGCCCGAGCTGCACACCAAGGAGCAGATCCTggagctgctggtgctggagcagTTCCTGACCATCCTGCCCCGGGAGTTCTATGCCTGGATTTGGGAGCATGGCCTGGAGAGTGGCAAGGCCTTGGTGGCCCTGGTGGAGGGCTTGACGGAGAGAACACTGGACGCCAAGGCGGTGG GTTCCGTGTCCTGtgcaggcagagcaggaggagacAGCACTTTGCAGAGGCACCTGGGAGCCTGGCGTTCACCCGGGGCCAGTGGAGGTCAAGCCCgagtgggagctgggaactcctggTGA